The proteins below come from a single Drosophila miranda strain MSH22 chromosome Y unlocalized genomic scaffold, D.miranda_PacBio2.1 Contig_Y1_pilon, whole genome shotgun sequence genomic window:
- the LOC117191248 gene encoding uncharacterized protein LOC117191248: protein MKSFGNFGAFCLLILVAGLSAGVEARRLALRPLSVRELRAALRETGLDEDSEAGRSLSSALAGITGFALGITKGVGGSLLFDVITSNDTIQYVTNLLNTTSSSTTGSTGTAQEICFKSRSADGETISGRSSNNRDSSDDLVYSDPISSELSGEERQLGAGTGTGTGSSGGGVTCIVLNSGVRRRRQLVARPDTTANTRNRRRFRRQSKRRVDQRVR from the exons ATGAAATCGTTTGGGAACTTCGGGGCATTCTGCCTACTCATCCTCGTCGCGGGTCTCAGTGCTGGAGTTGAAG CTCGGCGGTTGGCCCTGCGTCCGTTGTCGGTGCGGGAGCTGCGCGCTGCCCTGAGGGAGACAGGTCTGGATGAAGATTCCGAGGCTGGAAGATCGCTTTCCTCTGCTTTGGCTGGCATCACAGGCTTCGCTCTGGGCATCACCAAGGGCGTCGGTGGCTCCCTACTCTTTGACGTGATCACCTCGAATGACACAATCCAGTATGTCACCAATCTGCTGAACACCACCTCCTCCTCAACGACGGGGAGCACTGGCACTGCTCAGGAGATCTGCTTCAAGAGCCGCAGTGCCGATGGAGAGACCATCAGTGGACGGAGTAGCAATAACAGAGATTCGAGTGATGATCTAGTCTACAGCGATCCCATTAGTTCAGAGCTGTCCGGTGAGGAGCGACAGTTGGGCGCAGGGACTGGCACCGGCACGGGGTCATCCGGTGGAGGCGTCACCTGCATTGTGCTCAACTCTGGAGTCAGGCGGCGACGTCAGCTGGTGGCACGCCCTGATACGACTGCAAACACTCGCAACCGCAGGCGATTCCGGCGCCAGTCTAAGCGGCGTGTCGACCAGAGGGTTCGCTGA